In one window of Pseudanabaena sp. FACHB-2040 DNA:
- the glyQ gene encoding glycine--tRNA ligase subunit alpha: MNFQSVIATLHDFWAKQGCLIVQPYDTEKGAGTKSPHTFLRALGPEPWSVAYVEPCRRPADGRYGENPNRYQHYYQYQVLIKPSPDNIQETYLDSLRALGIRPEDHDVRFVEDNWEDAAVGAWGVGWEVWLDGMEITQFTYFQQCGGIDCRPVSIELTYGLERLTMYLQEVDAIAKIQWNDHITYGDIHMQGEIEHSTYNFDESDPELLFTLFNLYQKEAEQLMDKGLVLPAYDYVLKCSHAFNLLDARGVISVTERTRYIRQVRGLARRVAQLYLQQREELGFPLLKEVAREAA, encoded by the coding sequence GTGAATTTTCAATCGGTGATTGCGACGCTGCATGATTTTTGGGCGAAGCAGGGATGTCTGATTGTGCAGCCCTACGATACGGAGAAGGGGGCAGGTACGAAAAGCCCTCATACATTCTTGCGGGCGCTTGGGCCTGAGCCTTGGTCAGTTGCTTATGTGGAGCCCTGTCGCCGTCCGGCAGATGGGCGGTATGGGGAAAACCCAAACCGCTATCAGCACTATTACCAATATCAGGTGCTGATTAAGCCATCGCCAGACAATATTCAGGAAACTTACCTGGACTCGCTGCGGGCACTGGGGATTCGGCCGGAGGATCACGATGTTCGATTTGTGGAGGATAACTGGGAGGATGCGGCAGTAGGCGCTTGGGGCGTGGGTTGGGAGGTTTGGCTTGACGGCATGGAAATCACCCAGTTTACTTACTTTCAGCAGTGTGGGGGAATTGACTGTCGTCCGGTGTCGATTGAGCTGACTTATGGGCTGGAGCGATTGACGATGTATCTACAGGAGGTGGATGCGATCGCAAAGATTCAGTGGAACGACCACATCACCTACGGCGATATCCACATGCAGGGGGAAATCGAGCACTCAACCTACAACTTTGATGAGTCTGACCCGGAGCTGCTGTTTACACTGTTTAACCTGTACCAAAAGGAAGCAGAACAGCTGATGGACAAGGGATTAGTGCTACCAGCCTATGACTATGTCTTGAAGTGCTCTCACGCGTTTAACCTCTTGGATGCTCGGGGCGTTATCTCGGTCACGGAGAGAACCCGCTACATTCGCCAGGTACGGGGGTTGGCTCGGCGAGTGGCTCAGCTGTATTTACAGCAGCGGGAGGAGCTGGGATTTCCCTTGCTTAAAGAGGTTGCGAGAGAGGCTGCCTAA
- a CDS encoding DUF4079 domain-containing protein translates to MPEPIIHWGHPAMMGIVVLVMGSYTAWAGWQGRIAADDEVKLTQRSSHRKLAPWLFTFIALGYTGGVLSLVMQGQPIFASPHFWTGTAAVTMLALNGLISATKFGGGSGSLRTAHAYIGTIAMVLLLVHGFFGLKLGLSI, encoded by the coding sequence ATGCCTGAACCGATTATCCACTGGGGTCACCCGGCCATGATGGGGATTGTGGTGCTGGTGATGGGCAGCTATACGGCTTGGGCTGGTTGGCAGGGGCGAATTGCTGCCGATGATGAAGTGAAGCTGACTCAGCGATCGAGCCACCGTAAGCTTGCGCCTTGGCTGTTTACGTTTATTGCGCTGGGGTATACCGGCGGGGTGCTGTCGCTGGTTATGCAGGGGCAGCCAATTTTTGCCAGTCCTCACTTTTGGACCGGAACGGCGGCAGTAACTATGTTGGCGCTGAATGGGCTAATCTCGGCCACTAAGTTTGGCGGCGGCAGTGGGTCGCTGCGGACGGCTCATGCTTACATTGGCACCATTGCGATGGTGCTGCTGTTGGTGCATGGCTTCTTTGGGCTGAAGCTGGGTTTGTCTATTTAG
- a CDS encoding GTP-binding protein, whose amino-acid sequence MRRWQLIPLVLSLVLVLGMLLWLVEVVSRFYYGLALTSPLLANLLLLLVLGLFLLALGVGIYYGWLFLRPKQPQRRPQAPQDQTAAAGATLDALQQQIAQIQNQVAREALQEQSQSLTTEMQRRDLAVTVFGVGSAGKTSLVNALIGEAVGAVAAPMGTTTDRQTYRWQLAEISRNILLIDTPGISEAGVAGTLREQDARQLATEADLVLFVIDDDLRQSEYQLVRSLLDINKRLLVVLNKADRFPDEALEAILQRVRSRFQTVLTPADVLAIAANPAPLPLEDGGWFQMEPDVVPLIERMAEVLWLEGDTLIADNLLLQAQRLSSEARRLIDDQRQRQADAVVERYQWIGAGVIAVTPLPGLDLLAAAAINAQMVVELGRVYDCSLSLEEGKELALSLAKTLTGLGIVRGAVELLAVGLQTNLATVLAGRALQGVSAAYLTRIAGKSFIEYFRRSQTWGDGGMAEVVQEQFRLNQREAFIRAFVRDAIAQALPDQFSAIFSTPPDPGQNSSTR is encoded by the coding sequence ATGCGGCGGTGGCAACTCATTCCTCTGGTACTGAGCTTAGTGCTGGTTCTGGGCATGCTGCTCTGGCTAGTGGAAGTTGTCTCGCGCTTTTACTATGGCTTAGCCCTCACATCACCGCTTCTAGCCAACCTGCTGCTGCTGTTGGTGCTTGGGTTATTCCTTTTGGCCTTGGGAGTTGGGATCTACTACGGTTGGCTGTTTCTACGCCCCAAACAGCCACAGCGACGGCCTCAAGCTCCCCAAGATCAGACGGCAGCGGCGGGAGCAACGCTCGACGCCCTGCAGCAGCAGATCGCTCAAATTCAAAATCAGGTGGCGCGAGAGGCGCTGCAGGAGCAGTCCCAAAGTCTAACAACTGAGATGCAGCGCCGCGACTTGGCAGTAACAGTCTTTGGGGTTGGCTCCGCCGGTAAAACTTCTTTAGTCAATGCCTTAATTGGTGAGGCCGTGGGGGCTGTGGCAGCTCCAATGGGCACCACAACTGATCGGCAAACCTACCGCTGGCAGCTAGCCGAAATTTCTCGCAATATCCTGCTGATAGACACGCCGGGCATCTCGGAAGCAGGCGTCGCTGGAACCCTGCGGGAACAGGATGCGCGTCAGCTTGCGACAGAAGCCGATTTGGTGCTGTTTGTCATTGATGATGACCTGCGGCAGTCGGAGTATCAGCTGGTGCGATCGCTCCTTGATATCAACAAGCGCCTTCTCGTTGTCCTCAATAAGGCCGATCGTTTTCCCGATGAAGCCCTGGAGGCAATTTTGCAGCGGGTGCGATCGCGCTTTCAAACCGTTCTCACCCCAGCAGATGTGTTAGCAATTGCCGCGAATCCAGCTCCTTTGCCTCTAGAAGATGGCGGCTGGTTTCAAATGGAGCCTGACGTAGTGCCCTTGATTGAGCGCATGGCCGAAGTGCTCTGGCTAGAGGGCGACACGTTAATCGCCGATAACCTGCTGCTTCAAGCTCAGCGGCTCAGCAGCGAGGCCCGCCGCCTAATCGACGATCAGCGCCAGCGGCAGGCTGATGCAGTGGTCGAGCGCTATCAGTGGATCGGAGCGGGCGTGATTGCAGTAACACCTCTACCTGGTCTGGATTTGCTGGCGGCAGCAGCCATCAATGCCCAAATGGTCGTAGAGCTAGGCCGAGTTTACGACTGTAGCCTCAGCCTGGAAGAAGGCAAAGAGCTGGCCCTTTCTCTCGCCAAGACCCTAACCGGATTAGGCATTGTCCGGGGCGCAGTTGAGCTTTTGGCAGTTGGTCTACAAACTAACCTAGCCACCGTGCTGGCTGGCAGGGCTTTACAAGGCGTTAGTGCTGCCTATCTCACCCGTATAGCAGGCAAAAGCTTCATTGAATACTTTCGCCGCAGCCAGACTTGGGGTGACGGTGGCATGGCCGAAGTCGTGCAGGAGCAGTTTCGCTTAAACCAGCGAGAAGCTTTTATCAGAGCGTTTGTCAGAGATGCGATCGCACAGGCCCTGCCCGACCAATTTTCAGCCATCTTCTCCACCCCACCCGATCCTGGACAAAACTCCTCTACTCGTTAA